In Mycolicibacterium alvei, a single window of DNA contains:
- a CDS encoding cytochrome P450, giving the protein MAATLSHSPARFVPADADTWPNPWPMYAALRDHDPVHHVVPEGSPEHDYYVLSRHADIWAAARDHGTFSSAQGLTITYGELEMIGLADNPPFVMQDPPVHTEFRKLVSRGFTPRQVEAVEPKVREFVIERLEALRCNGGGDIAAELFKPLPSMVVAHYLGVPEADRDQFDGWTDAIVAANSSAGGITAAMGTAGAAVASMMAYFSELIEFRRREPGDDTISHLVAAGVGADGDIAGVLSILAFTFTMVTGGNDTTTGMLGGAVQLLQQRPDQRRLLIDDPELIPDSIDEFLRLTSPVQGLARTTTRDVTIGDTTIPAGRKALLLYGSGNRDEREFGDNAAELDVRRSPRNILTFSHGAHFCLGAAAARMQSRVALTELLSRYPDFEVDLDSVTWAGGSYVRRPLSVPFRAGT; this is encoded by the coding sequence ATGGCAGCGACTTTGTCTCACAGCCCCGCCCGGTTCGTTCCCGCCGACGCCGATACCTGGCCCAACCCGTGGCCGATGTATGCCGCCCTGCGCGACCACGACCCGGTGCATCACGTGGTGCCCGAAGGATCTCCGGAGCACGACTACTACGTGCTGTCCCGGCACGCCGACATCTGGGCGGCCGCCCGCGACCACGGCACCTTCTCCTCCGCGCAGGGCCTGACGATCACCTACGGCGAGCTCGAGATGATCGGGTTGGCCGACAATCCGCCGTTCGTCATGCAGGACCCGCCGGTGCACACCGAGTTCCGCAAGCTGGTCTCGCGCGGGTTCACCCCACGCCAGGTGGAAGCGGTGGAACCGAAGGTGCGGGAGTTCGTCATCGAGCGCCTCGAGGCGTTGCGCTGCAACGGCGGCGGGGACATCGCCGCCGAGCTGTTCAAGCCACTGCCCTCGATGGTCGTCGCGCATTACCTCGGGGTGCCCGAGGCCGACCGGGACCAGTTCGACGGTTGGACCGACGCCATCGTCGCCGCCAACAGCTCGGCCGGCGGCATCACCGCGGCGATGGGCACCGCCGGCGCTGCCGTGGCCTCCATGATGGCCTACTTCTCCGAGCTCATCGAGTTCCGTCGTCGCGAGCCCGGCGACGACACCATCTCGCATCTGGTGGCCGCGGGCGTCGGTGCAGACGGCGACATCGCCGGCGTGCTGTCGATCCTGGCCTTCACCTTCACCATGGTCACCGGAGGCAACGACACCACCACCGGAATGTTGGGCGGCGCAGTGCAACTCCTGCAGCAGCGGCCCGATCAACGCCGGCTTCTGATCGACGATCCCGAGCTGATCCCGGATTCGATCGACGAGTTCCTGCGGTTGACCTCTCCGGTGCAGGGGCTTGCCCGTACCACCACCCGCGACGTCACCATCGGCGACACCACCATCCCGGCCGGGCGTAAGGCCCTGCTGCTGTACGGCTCGGGTAACCGCGACGAGCGCGAATTCGGCGACAACGCAGCCGAACTCGACGTCCGGCGATCCCCGCGCAATATCCTGACCTTCAGCCACGGCGCACACTTCTGCCTCGGCGCGGCCGCCGCCCGGATGCAGTCCCGGGTGGCCCTGACCGAATTGCTCTCGCGCTACCCGGATTTCGAGGTCGATCTGGACTCGGTGACCTGGGCCGGGGGAAGCTACGTGCGACGTCCGCTGTCGGTGCCGTTCCGGGCCGGGACCTGA
- a CDS encoding rhomboid family intramembrane serine protease: MSTPDAPQLPAQTPTCYRHPDRPTYVRCTRCQRPVCPECMRSAAVGHQCLDCVNEGVKSVQATRTQFGGVARTGAPILTYALIAVNVVMFVLQMVSGNLEKELTLWPPGVAAHDQYYRLVTSMFLHYGAMHLLFNMWALYVVGPPLEQWLGRLRFGALYALSGLGGSVLVYLLSPLNTATAGASGAIFGLFGAIFVVARKLNLDVRMIAAVVVINLVFTFAGPALGTGAISWQGHVGGLITGAGIAAAYVYAPRARRNAVQAGVSVAVLLAFLALIAWRSNHLLTMFGMA; encoded by the coding sequence ATGAGCACCCCTGACGCGCCGCAGCTACCTGCCCAGACGCCGACGTGTTACCGGCATCCGGACCGTCCCACCTATGTGCGCTGCACTCGCTGCCAGCGCCCTGTCTGCCCGGAGTGCATGCGCTCGGCTGCCGTGGGCCACCAGTGCCTGGACTGCGTCAACGAGGGAGTCAAGTCGGTCCAGGCGACGCGCACCCAGTTCGGCGGGGTGGCCCGCACCGGCGCGCCGATCCTGACCTATGCCCTGATCGCGGTCAACGTCGTGATGTTCGTCCTGCAGATGGTCTCGGGAAATCTGGAGAAGGAACTGACCCTGTGGCCCCCGGGCGTCGCCGCTCACGACCAGTACTACCGCCTGGTGACCTCGATGTTCCTGCACTACGGCGCCATGCACCTGCTGTTCAACATGTGGGCGCTCTACGTGGTGGGTCCGCCCCTGGAGCAGTGGTTGGGCCGGTTGCGGTTCGGGGCGCTCTACGCGCTCAGCGGGCTGGGTGGCTCGGTGCTGGTCTACCTGCTGTCCCCGCTGAACACCGCGACGGCCGGCGCCTCCGGCGCGATCTTCGGACTGTTCGGCGCGATCTTCGTCGTCGCCCGCAAACTCAACCTCGACGTCCGCATGATCGCCGCGGTGGTGGTCATCAACCTGGTGTTCACGTTCGCCGGGCCTGCGCTGGGGACCGGGGCGATCAGCTGGCAGGGCCACGTCGGCGGTCTGATCACGGGTGCGGGCATCGCCGCGGCCTACGTGTATGCCCCGCGTGCGCGTCGCAATGCCGTCCAGGCCGGGGTCTCGGTGGCGGTGCTGCTGGCCTTCCTTGCGTTGATCGCCTGGCGTTCGAACCATCTGCTGACGATGTTCGGAATGGCCTGA
- a CDS encoding FAD-binding oxidoreductase has protein sequence MLSELIAELPEGVVVTDPDILASYRQDRAADPAAGTPLAVVRPTRTEEVQAVLRWASTHRVAVVPRGAGTGLSGGATALDGGIVLSTEKMRDITVDPVTRTAVVQPGLLNAEVKKAVAAHGLWYPPDPSSFEICSIGGNVATNAGGLCCVKYGVTTDYVLGLQVVLADGTAVRLGGPRLKDVAGLSLTKLFVGSEGTLGVVTEATLRLLPPQHSPCTVVATFDSVEAASNSVVKITGKIRPSMLEFMDSVAINAVEDKLKMGLDRNAAAMMVAASDDRGAAGADDAEFMAQVFTECGATEVFSTSDPDEGEAFVAARRFAIPAVEAKGSLLLEDVGVPLPALAELVSGVAEIAAHRDLLISVIAHAGDGNTHPLIVFDPADADMAARAQLAFGEIMDLAVGLGGTITGEHGVGRLKQPWLAGQIGPDAVELNHRIKLALDPQNILNPGAAI, from the coding sequence GTGCTGTCAGAGCTGATCGCCGAACTGCCCGAAGGTGTCGTTGTCACCGACCCCGACATCCTGGCCTCCTACCGCCAGGACCGGGCCGCCGATCCGGCCGCAGGCACGCCGCTGGCCGTGGTCCGGCCCACCCGCACCGAGGAGGTGCAGGCGGTACTGCGCTGGGCCAGCACTCACCGGGTGGCGGTCGTGCCCCGCGGTGCCGGGACCGGGTTGTCCGGCGGCGCGACAGCGCTCGACGGCGGCATCGTGCTGTCCACCGAGAAGATGCGGGACATCACCGTCGATCCCGTCACCCGCACCGCCGTGGTGCAACCCGGCCTGCTCAATGCCGAGGTGAAAAAAGCCGTTGCCGCACACGGGCTGTGGTACCCGCCCGATCCGTCGTCGTTTGAGATATGCAGCATCGGCGGCAATGTCGCCACCAACGCCGGCGGGTTGTGTTGCGTCAAGTACGGCGTGACGACCGATTATGTGCTCGGCCTGCAGGTGGTGCTGGCCGACGGCACCGCGGTGCGCTTGGGCGGTCCGAGGCTGAAAGACGTTGCGGGCCTGAGTCTGACCAAGCTGTTCGTCGGCAGCGAGGGCACCTTGGGCGTGGTCACCGAAGCGACGCTGAGGCTGCTACCTCCGCAGCACTCCCCTTGCACCGTGGTGGCGACGTTCGACTCGGTCGAGGCCGCCTCGAACTCGGTCGTGAAGATCACCGGAAAGATCCGGCCGTCCATGCTGGAGTTCATGGATTCGGTGGCGATCAACGCCGTCGAGGACAAGCTCAAGATGGGCCTGGATCGCAACGCCGCGGCGATGATGGTGGCCGCCTCCGACGACCGCGGTGCCGCCGGCGCCGACGACGCTGAATTCATGGCGCAGGTGTTCACCGAATGCGGTGCCACCGAGGTGTTTTCCACTTCCGATCCGGACGAGGGCGAAGCGTTCGTGGCAGCCCGCCGGTTCGCCATCCCGGCGGTGGAGGCCAAGGGCTCACTGCTGCTCGAAGATGTCGGCGTGCCACTGCCCGCACTGGCCGAACTGGTCAGCGGGGTGGCCGAGATCGCGGCGCATCGGGATCTACTGATCTCGGTGATCGCCCACGCCGGCGACGGCAACACCCACCCGCTGATCGTGTTCGATCCGGCCGATGCCGACATGGCCGCGCGGGCCCAGCTGGCCTTCGGCGAGATCATGGACCTCGCCGTCGGCCTGGGTGGCACCATCACCGGCGAGCACGGCGTGGGCCGGCTCAAGCAACCGTGGCTGGCCGGCCAGATCGGCCCGGACGCCGTGGAACTCAATCACCGGATCAAACTCGCGCTGGACCCGCAGAACATCCTCAATCCCGGTGCCGCGATCTAG
- a CDS encoding DUF3237 domain-containing protein: MTTLTTALVDIEATPAFDHLLDMRITFESAQVFATPVGTRMTYVIKEGRCVGPRIAADVLPGGGDWVLLGTDGVARLDVRATLRTDDGAVIHLTNTGRVQMDKAAADRFAAGELIRHDEMTARSSPLFETDDERYRWLNAVHTVAINQISLCEVHYRVFAVG; this comes from the coding sequence ATGACCACACTGACAACAGCTCTCGTCGACATCGAGGCCACCCCGGCCTTCGACCACCTACTCGACATGCGCATCACCTTCGAGTCGGCACAGGTTTTCGCCACACCCGTGGGCACGCGGATGACCTACGTCATCAAGGAGGGCCGGTGCGTCGGACCGCGGATCGCGGCCGACGTTCTGCCCGGCGGCGGAGATTGGGTCCTGCTCGGCACCGACGGGGTGGCACGCCTGGATGTGCGGGCCACCCTGCGCACCGACGACGGCGCCGTCATCCACCTGACCAACACCGGCCGGGTCCAGATGGACAAGGCGGCCGCCGATCGGTTCGCCGCCGGAGAGCTGATCCGTCACGACGAGATGACCGCACGGTCCAGTCCGCTGTTCGAGACCGACGACGAACGCTACCGGTGGCTGAACGCCGTCCACACCGTCGCCATCAACCAGATATCGCTGTGCGAGGTCCACTACCGGGTATTCGCCGTCGGCTGA
- a CDS encoding maleylpyruvate isomerase family mycothiol-dependent enzyme encodes MTLDDLLTAASHEALAFADLLESLDPAQRRSPTPCAGWTIDDLADHVAVVSFRDAESYHRARAQITTPPGELTLANPDLSAAIRLAIAHLQAAFDQAPSQWPVIPTPFGDFPVAAALNSLILEFGVHLDDLKVATGERHSTFSPATIEAILGFGELFLLRQAQPLESGPVTLRLNASSKSMAITWTGKNWAQGPGAEEHRIDGSDDAIARLMLRRGEADDLIGAAIRPL; translated from the coding sequence ATGACCCTCGACGATCTGCTCACCGCCGCCAGCCACGAAGCCCTCGCCTTCGCCGACCTGCTCGAAAGCCTCGACCCGGCCCAGCGCCGCTCCCCCACTCCGTGCGCGGGGTGGACCATCGACGACCTGGCCGACCACGTGGCCGTCGTCAGCTTCCGCGACGCGGAGTCCTACCACCGCGCCCGGGCCCAGATCACCACGCCGCCAGGAGAACTCACCCTGGCCAACCCCGACCTGTCGGCCGCCATCCGGCTGGCGATCGCACACCTGCAGGCCGCGTTCGACCAGGCACCCAGTCAGTGGCCGGTGATACCGACCCCGTTCGGCGACTTCCCGGTGGCCGCTGCACTGAACTCGCTGATCCTGGAATTCGGGGTACACCTCGACGATCTGAAAGTGGCCACCGGCGAACGGCACTCGACGTTCTCCCCCGCCACCATCGAGGCGATCCTCGGATTCGGCGAGCTGTTCCTGCTGCGCCAGGCCCAGCCTCTGGAGAGCGGGCCCGTCACCCTGCGCCTGAACGCGTCGTCGAAGTCGATGGCGATCACCTGGACCGGGAAGAACTGGGCGCAGGGCCCGGGGGCCGAGGAGCACCGCATCGACGGCTCCGATGACGCGATCGCGCGGCTCATGCTGCGCCGCGGCGAGGCCGACGACCTGATCGGTGCCGCGATCCGCCCACTCTAG
- a CDS encoding winged helix-turn-helix transcriptional regulator, giving the protein MASRSYGQHCALAKSLDLVGDRWTLLVVRDLLEGPKRYGDLLGSLAPIATDMLAGRLRDLEAHGLVRKRTLPKPASTTVYELTEDGQALEDVINAYTRWGRHLIETRVPGDAVRPEWLIRAVRAFVRADRDGPPVTVRLMTPEGQATVEISPDRVDACEDGTAADVTLTGEADVLGAAMDPAQVPALVADGRLVIDGDPAAVRRLAKVFAPPRVRS; this is encoded by the coding sequence ATGGCGTCACGGTCGTACGGACAGCACTGCGCACTGGCAAAGAGCCTCGATCTGGTCGGGGATCGCTGGACCCTGCTGGTCGTCCGCGACCTCCTCGAGGGTCCCAAGCGCTATGGGGATCTCTTGGGCTCGTTGGCTCCAATCGCCACCGACATGCTGGCTGGGCGGCTGCGCGACCTGGAGGCGCACGGTTTGGTGCGCAAGCGCACGCTGCCCAAACCCGCGTCGACGACGGTGTACGAGCTCACCGAGGACGGCCAGGCCCTCGAGGACGTGATCAACGCGTACACCCGGTGGGGTCGGCACCTGATCGAAACCCGTGTGCCCGGGGACGCGGTACGGCCCGAGTGGCTGATCCGCGCGGTGCGTGCCTTCGTCCGTGCCGACCGGGACGGGCCGCCGGTCACCGTGCGCCTGATGACCCCGGAGGGGCAGGCGACCGTCGAGATCAGCCCGGACCGCGTCGACGCGTGCGAGGACGGAACGGCTGCCGACGTGACGCTCACGGGCGAGGCCGATGTGTTGGGTGCGGCGATGGACCCCGCGCAGGTGCCTGCCCTGGTAGCCGACGGCAGGTTGGTGATCGACGGCGATCCCGCCGCGGTCAGGCGGTTGGCGAAGGTTTTTGCCCCACCGCGGGTCAGGAGTTAG
- a CDS encoding MFS transporter — MTNTKRGPLLLILFAALTAGAGNGITIVAFPWLVLQRNGSAVDASIVAMAGTLPLLVATLIAGAAVDYLGRRRVSMISDLLSALSVAAVPTLALIFGVDAVNVAVLAALAALGAFFDPAGMTARETMLPEAAGRAGWTLDRANSVYEAVFNLAYIVGPGIGGLLIATLGGINTMWVTAGAFCCSILAISMLRLEGAGTPDRSMLTEGVFAGIAEGLRFVWHTPVLRTLAIVDLVATGLYMPMESVLFPKYFTDRNEPTELGWVLMALSIGGLLGALSWAALSNTLSRRATMLTAVITLGLAMTVIAFLPPLPLILVLCAIVGFVYGPIAPIYNYVMQTTAPHHLRGRVVGVMGSLAYAAGPLGLILAGPLADAAGLHATFLALSLPMLALGLAAVFLTALRELDRPNS, encoded by the coding sequence ATGACGAACACCAAGCGCGGCCCACTGCTGTTGATCCTGTTCGCCGCGTTGACGGCCGGTGCGGGCAACGGCATCACGATTGTCGCGTTCCCGTGGCTGGTATTGCAGCGCAACGGATCCGCGGTCGACGCGTCCATCGTCGCGATGGCCGGAACCCTGCCGCTGTTGGTCGCCACCCTGATCGCCGGGGCCGCCGTCGACTATCTGGGCCGGCGACGGGTCTCGATGATCTCCGATCTGCTCTCGGCCCTGTCGGTCGCGGCAGTGCCGACGCTGGCCCTGATCTTCGGGGTGGACGCGGTCAATGTGGCAGTGCTGGCGGCCCTGGCCGCACTCGGTGCGTTCTTCGACCCGGCCGGGATGACGGCACGCGAGACGATGTTGCCCGAGGCCGCCGGCCGGGCCGGTTGGACGCTGGACCGCGCCAACAGCGTGTACGAGGCGGTGTTCAACCTGGCCTACATCGTCGGTCCCGGGATCGGCGGCCTGCTGATCGCCACCCTGGGCGGGATCAACACCATGTGGGTGACGGCCGGGGCGTTCTGCTGTTCGATCCTGGCCATCTCGATGCTGCGACTGGAGGGCGCGGGCACGCCGGACCGTTCGATGCTGACCGAGGGTGTGTTCGCGGGCATTGCTGAAGGGCTTCGATTCGTCTGGCACACACCGGTATTGCGCACGCTGGCGATCGTCGATCTGGTGGCGACCGGCCTGTACATGCCGATGGAATCCGTCCTGTTCCCGAAGTACTTCACCGACCGCAACGAACCCACCGAACTGGGCTGGGTGCTGATGGCGCTGAGCATCGGCGGGCTGCTGGGTGCGCTGAGTTGGGCGGCGCTGTCGAACACCCTGAGCCGACGGGCCACCATGCTGACCGCGGTGATCACGCTCGGGTTGGCGATGACGGTGATCGCGTTCCTGCCGCCGCTTCCACTGATCCTGGTGCTGTGTGCGATCGTCGGGTTCGTCTACGGACCGATCGCGCCGATCTACAACTACGTCATGCAGACCACCGCCCCGCACCACCTGCGCGGCCGGGTGGTCGGGGTAATGGGTTCGCTGGCCTACGCCGCGGGCCCGCTCGGGCTGATCCTGGCCGGGCCGCTGGCCGATGCCGCCGGGTTGCACGCGACGTTCCTGGCGCTGTCCCTGCCGATGCTGGCGCTCGGCCTGGCCGCGGTGTTCCTGACCGCGCTGCGCGAGCTGGACCGGCCTAACTCCTGA
- a CDS encoding uracil-DNA glycosylase — MPPGAGWPGDPADATTPVAKTAAQVRKLAARAATVGELDAAISVCRACPRLVAWREEVAVVKRKSFADQPYWGRPATGLGAESAGIFIVGLAPAAHGANRTGRVFTGDRSGDFLFAALHRAGLANQEVCVDAADGMQLIGTRMAAAVRCAPPGNAPTPAERATCAPWLQAEWRLVGPSVRVVIALGGFAWRAALELVGDRPKPAPKFGHGATAQLTSSFGPVTLLGCFHPSQQNTFTGRLTPAMLDDIFTTAKHLVAQADGNEPDRS; from the coding sequence GTGCCACCCGGTGCGGGTTGGCCCGGTGATCCGGCGGATGCGACGACGCCGGTGGCGAAAACGGCCGCGCAGGTACGGAAACTGGCCGCTCGGGCCGCCACGGTGGGTGAACTGGATGCGGCTATCTCGGTGTGCCGGGCCTGCCCTCGGCTGGTCGCCTGGCGCGAGGAGGTGGCCGTCGTCAAGCGGAAATCTTTTGCCGACCAACCATATTGGGGACGACCGGCGACGGGTCTCGGCGCAGAGAGCGCTGGCATCTTCATCGTCGGGCTGGCCCCCGCCGCCCACGGAGCCAACCGCACGGGGCGGGTGTTCACCGGGGACAGGTCCGGGGATTTTCTGTTCGCCGCGCTGCACCGGGCCGGGCTGGCCAACCAGGAGGTGTGCGTCGATGCCGCCGACGGCATGCAGCTGATCGGCACCCGCATGGCCGCGGCCGTGCGCTGTGCACCGCCGGGCAACGCGCCCACCCCGGCCGAGCGGGCCACCTGCGCGCCGTGGCTGCAGGCCGAGTGGCGACTGGTCGGGCCGTCGGTTCGGGTGGTCATCGCGTTGGGCGGGTTCGCGTGGCGGGCGGCGCTGGAGCTGGTCGGGGATCGTCCCAAACCCGCGCCCAAGTTCGGTCACGGTGCGACGGCGCAGCTGACTTCGTCGTTCGGCCCGGTCACCCTGCTCGGCTGCTTTCACCCCAGCCAGCAGAACACCTTCACCGGCCGGCTCACCCCGGCCATGCTCGACGACATCTTCACCACCGCCAAGCACCTGGTGGCGCAGGCCGACGGGAACGAACCGGACCGCTCGTGA
- a CDS encoding LLM class flavin-dependent oxidoreductase — protein MRLSVLDLVPVRTDQSTADALTATTHLAQTADRLGYTRYWLAEHHNMPAVAATSPPVLIAHLAAHTTQLRLGSGGVMLPNHAPLAVAEQFALLEAAHPGRIDLGIGRAPGSDPVTSLALRGAAGRDDRDIEAFPQYLDDVVALMSARGVRVTLPRDLMRENYVLKATPAAVTEPRMWLLGSSMYSAHLAAAKGLPYVFAHHFSGHGTAEALAVYRDEFQPSDLAAEPVTFLTVNASVAETREEAQALLLPQLQMMGRLRTGQPLGALDLVEDAQASTLTPQAQAVVASGLQRAVVGSPTEAADQVRALAEEFDVDEVMVNPVGSARRGADPATATARDTTLELLAKELF, from the coding sequence ATGCGGCTTTCTGTCCTCGACCTCGTCCCGGTACGCACCGACCAGTCCACCGCCGATGCCCTGACGGCCACGACTCACCTGGCGCAGACCGCTGACCGGCTCGGATACACCCGCTACTGGCTCGCCGAGCACCACAACATGCCCGCGGTGGCGGCCACCAGCCCGCCGGTGCTGATCGCCCATCTGGCCGCGCACACCACGCAGCTGCGGCTGGGGTCGGGTGGGGTGATGCTGCCCAACCATGCGCCGCTGGCGGTGGCCGAGCAGTTCGCGCTGCTCGAGGCCGCCCACCCCGGCCGTATCGACCTCGGTATCGGCCGGGCACCTGGCTCGGATCCCGTAACCTCGCTGGCGCTGCGCGGTGCCGCCGGCCGAGATGATCGCGACATCGAGGCATTCCCGCAGTACCTCGACGATGTGGTGGCGCTGATGAGTGCGCGCGGGGTGCGGGTGACTCTGCCACGGGATCTGATGCGGGAGAACTACGTGCTCAAGGCGACGCCGGCGGCGGTCACCGAGCCGCGGATGTGGCTGCTCGGCTCGTCGATGTACTCGGCGCACCTGGCCGCGGCCAAGGGGCTGCCCTACGTGTTCGCCCACCATTTCTCGGGGCACGGCACTGCCGAGGCGCTGGCCGTCTACCGCGACGAGTTCCAGCCCAGCGATCTGGCGGCCGAGCCCGTGACCTTCCTTACCGTGAATGCCTCGGTGGCCGAGACTCGGGAAGAAGCGCAGGCACTTCTGCTACCGCAACTGCAGATGATGGGCCGACTGCGCACCGGGCAGCCACTCGGTGCCCTGGACCTGGTCGAGGATGCCCAGGCCAGCACCCTCACTCCGCAGGCCCAGGCGGTCGTGGCCTCCGGGCTTCAGCGTGCTGTGGTCGGCTCGCCCACCGAGGCCGCCGACCAGGTCCGGGCCCTGGCCGAAGAATTCGACGTCGACGAGGTCATGGTCAACCCGGTGGGCTCGGCTCGCCGCGGGGCCGATCCGGCGACCGCGACGGCCCGTGACACCACCCTGGAACTGCTCGCCAAGGAGCTGTTCTGA
- a CDS encoding nitroreductase family deazaflavin-dependent oxidoreductase gives MPWWERYIGLPMLLLHDKIYKATDGRIGHTIPGGPPALILHTVGAKTGKQRANSLTYAKDGADYLVVASKGGEPTSPGWYHNLKAKPQVEINVGPKRLGVTARPVLPGDPDYPRLWELVNNMRGNKNRYIGYQKRTTRPIPVVVLTP, from the coding sequence ATGCCCTGGTGGGAGCGTTACATCGGCCTCCCGATGCTGTTGTTGCACGACAAGATCTACAAAGCCACCGACGGCCGGATCGGACATACGATCCCGGGTGGCCCGCCGGCGCTGATCCTGCATACCGTCGGCGCCAAAACCGGCAAGCAGCGAGCTAATTCACTGACCTATGCAAAGGACGGCGCCGATTACCTGGTGGTGGCATCCAAGGGCGGCGAGCCCACGTCACCGGGCTGGTACCACAACCTCAAGGCCAAACCGCAGGTCGAGATCAACGTCGGTCCCAAACGACTCGGCGTGACGGCCAGGCCGGTGTTACCCGGAGACCCCGACTACCCACGGTTGTGGGAGCTCGTGAACAACATGAGGGGCAACAAGAACCGCTACATCGGCTATCAGAAGCGGACCACACGCCCCATTCCGGTGGTCGTGCTGACGCCATAG
- a CDS encoding HIT family protein, which produces MPCVFCAIVAGEAPAIRIYEDDDYLGILDIRPFTRGHTLVIPKRHTVDLTDTPAETVAAMANIGQRIARAARQSGLHADGNNIAINDGRAAFQSVFHIHLHVVPRQSGDKLSFVKGMVVRRDPNREESGRLLRAALAQLDESAQD; this is translated from the coding sequence ATGCCTTGTGTGTTCTGCGCCATCGTCGCCGGGGAGGCCCCCGCCATCCGTATCTACGAGGACGACGACTATCTGGGCATTCTCGATATCAGGCCGTTCACCCGGGGACACACCCTGGTGATCCCGAAGCGGCACACCGTCGACCTGACGGATACGCCGGCGGAGACGGTGGCCGCGATGGCCAACATCGGCCAGCGCATCGCCCGTGCAGCGCGGCAATCCGGGCTGCACGCCGACGGTAACAACATCGCGATCAACGACGGCAGGGCCGCGTTCCAGAGCGTGTTCCACATCCACCTGCACGTGGTGCCGCGACAGTCCGGCGACAAACTGTCCTTCGTCAAGGGCATGGTGGTGCGCCGCGATCCGAACCGAGAGGAATCGGGACGGCTGCTCCGTGCAGCGCTGGCGCAACTCGACGAATCCGCGCAGGATTGA
- a CDS encoding VOC family protein, whose product MSVTPIPEGYTSLTPFICVDGAAAAITFYQNVFGATVIERMDGPDGTVAHAELDFGSGRLQLGDPQEAYQIAAPTPGAPATYSMGLYCPDVDDVVTRAEKVGATIREPAQTFVTGDRFASILDPFGLRWTVMTRVEDVTPAERERRVAEWAAAAGD is encoded by the coding sequence ATGAGTGTCACACCGATTCCCGAGGGCTACACCAGCCTGACCCCGTTCATCTGCGTCGACGGCGCTGCCGCGGCCATCACGTTCTACCAGAACGTGTTCGGTGCCACGGTCATCGAGCGGATGGACGGGCCCGACGGCACCGTCGCGCATGCCGAACTGGACTTCGGCAGCGGGCGGCTCCAACTCGGCGACCCACAGGAGGCGTATCAGATCGCCGCCCCCACGCCAGGAGCCCCGGCAACGTATTCGATGGGGTTGTACTGCCCCGACGTCGACGATGTGGTGACCCGCGCAGAGAAGGTCGGTGCGACGATCCGTGAGCCCGCACAGACCTTCGTCACCGGTGACCGGTTCGCCTCCATCCTCGACCCGTTCGGTCTGCGTTGGACCGTCATGACGCGCGTCGAGGACGTCACACCGGCCGAGCGCGAACGTCGCGTCGCCGAGTGGGCAGCCGCCGCCGGCGACTAA